GCGACAGGGCGCGGCGCACGCGCAGATCGAGGAAGGGGTTGCGCGGCAACGGCCTGCCGTCGTTGTCGGTCACGCCCGGCACCTCCTCCTGGCGGGAGAAGTCGGGCTGCAGGTAGATCAGCCGCACGCCCGGGATCTCGCTGACCGTCACGCGGCGGTCCGCGCGCAGGCGCGGCAGGTCGTTGGCGGAGACCTGATCGATCAGGTCCACGTCGCCGGCGAGGAGGGCGGCGGAGCGGGCGCCGTCATTGGCGATGAAGCGGTAGTCCACGCGCGTCCAGGGCTGCTTCGGGCCCCACCAGGCGTCGTTCCGCTCGAACACCGCGCCCTGGCCGGAGCGGTAGGCCACGAACCGGTAGGGCCCCGTGCCGATGGAGGCGCGACCGCTGTTGTAGTCCTCGGGGTTCGCGCCCTCCCCGGCGTGGCGGGAGATGATCTGGACGAAGGAGATGTCGCTCGGCAGCAGCGGGTGCGGCCCGGCGGAGTGGAAGCGGACCGTGCGGTCATCCACCACCTCCACCCGCGTGATGGGGCGGACGGCGCTGTGGAAGCCGCCGGTGGCGCCGAGCACGTTCGGCACGCGGGCGATGGTGAAGGCCACGTCGTCGGCCGTCAGCGGGCGGCCATCGTGCCAGGTGACGCCGGGGCGGAGGCGGAACTCCCACGTCGTCTCGCCCACGGGCTTCCAGCTCTCGGCCAGGGCGGGGACGAGGCGGGACTGCGGGTCGCGCGCCACCAGCGTGTCGAAGACATGCGCCGTCATCGCGGAGTTGGAGGTGGTGTTGGAGAAGTGCGGGTCGGCGGAGTTCACGGGGCTGGAGATGCCGATCCGCAGCTCCCGCGCCTGGCCGGCAGAGGGTGGCAGGCCGAACACCACGGCGAGGGCCGTCCCGCAGAACCACCGCATCCCGCGCGAGAGGAGGAACGGCGATCGGGAGGGGGCGAAGGGCATCAGGAAATCCTCTACTCGGCCCGGAGGGATTCGCCGGGCGAGGGAATGGCGGGCGGCGCGCCTCCGCGCCGCCGGGAAGGTGTTCAGGCTGCCTCGCGCAGCCCCAGGGTTTCCAGCACTTCCCGCCGCAGGGCGACGAGGTGCGGGTCGTCCCGGTGGCGGGGGAAGGGGCGGCCCACGGCGATCTCCGACACCACCCGCGCGGGGCGGGGTGAGAAGACGAGGACGCGCTCCGCCATCAGCAGGGCCTCCTCCACGTCGTGGGTGACGAGGAGCGTGGTGAAGCCCTCCCGCTGCCAGAGGGCGACCAGTTCCTCCTGCATCTTCAGCCGCGTCAGGCTGTCCAGCTTGCCCAGGGGCTCGTCCAGCAGCAGCAGGCCCGGGCGGTTCACCAGGGCGCGGGCCAGGGCGGCGCGCTGCGCCATGCCGCCGGAGAGCTGGTGGGGGTAGGCCTCGGCGAACTCGTGGAGGCCGACGAGGCGCAGCGCATCGTCCACCCGCGCGCCCTCCGCCCGGATCAGGCCGCGCGCCTCCAGCCCCAGCGCGGCGTTCCCGCGCACGCTGCGCCAGGGATAGAGGGTGGGGTCCTGGAACATGAGCACGCGGGAGGGATCGGGGCCGGTGATCGGCGCGCCATCCGCCTCCAGCGTGCCGCGCCGCGGCGGCTCCAGCCCCGCCACCAGCCGCAGCAGGGTGGACTTGCCGCAGCCGGAGGGGCCGAGCAGTGCCACGGAGCCGCCGGGGCGGACATCGAGGTCCACCTCCTCCAGCACCGGCAGATCCTGCCCCTTGAGGGCGAAAGCGTGATGAATGCCGCGCAGGCGCAGCCCGATCGGGTTCACCACCGCACCACCCCCTTCTGCCAGGCCAGCTTCCAGTCCCGTACGCGGAAGAGCAGGGTGACGAGGCCCGTGCACATCCCCGCCAGTACCAGCAGCGCCGCGTAGACATTGGCGTAGGCCGCCCAGCCCTGGGACCACTGCATGTAGAAGCCCAGGCCCGCCTTCACGCCCATCATCTCCGCCACCACGAGGACGGAGAAGGACGAGCCCAGCCCCATGAAGAGGCCGACGAAGACCGAGGGCAGCGCCGCGGGCACCGCGACCTTGCGGATGAGGAACCAGGGGCGCGCGCCCATGGTGCGCGCCACGTCGTAGAAGCTGCCGGCGACGGAGGCGACGCCGGACCAGGTGAGGACGGCCACGGGAAAGAAGGTGGCCAGCGCGATGAGGAAGGTGCTGGCCTGCCGGCTGGTGGAGAAGGCGAAGAAGGCGATGGGCAGCCAGGCCGTTGCGGGCAGCGGGCCGATCAGCCGCAGCACCGGGTGCGCCCAGTAGCCGACGCGGCGGGACCAGCCCATGGCAACGCCCACGGTGAAGCCGATGGCGGCGCCGAGAAGGTAGCCGGGGATCAGCAGCAGGAGGGAGTGGAGCACGCTCTCGCCGAGCTTGGCGTAGTCGTCGGTGAAGACCTCCAGCAGGGCCTGGGGGGCCACGAAGAAGGGGCGCGGCAGCAGGTCCAGCTTCGCCGTGACGAGTTCCCATGCGATCAGGCCTGCCGCCAGCGCCACCAGCCAGGGCCCGGCCGGGCGCAGCCGCGCGGCCGGGCCGGGCGCGCCGGCGAGGCCCGCGAGCAGCAGCGCGAGCCCCACGGACGCGGCAATGCCGCCGAGAAGCCCGGTCCGGCCATACTCGTCCATGTCGGGCCACGCCAGCACCACCGCGGCGGCGGCCAGCCAGGCCAGCCCCGCACCGGCGCCGCCCGCCCAGATGCGCCAGGGGCCCGCCTCCCGCGCGGCGGGAAGGACGCCCGTCCCGACGCTCGCGCTCACGACAGCACGTCCGCGAAGACGCGCTCGGCGAAGCGCGCGGGATCGGTGTTCGGGCGGATCACCTGCACCAGCTTCAGCTCCTCCGTGTAGCGCGCGATCTCCTGCCGCAGGCCGGCGCCCGCGGGGTGGTGGTGGTGCGTGTGGTCGCGCACCATCGCCTCCAGCTGATCCACCGGCGCCTTGGCGTAGGGGGCGAAGATGCGCGCGGCCTCGGCGGGGTTGGCGACAATCCACTCCTGCGCCTCCAGCAGCGCCGCCGTCAGGGCGCGGGCGGCCGGCCTGTCGCGGCGGATGAGGTTGCCGCGCACGCCGAGCACGCAGCAGGCGCGGCCGGCATACTCGCCCTGGAGGTTGTTGGAGATCTCGTGAAGCCCGTCCCTCTCGCGGAACATCCAGGCGAGCGGGTCGCCAAGGGCAAAGGCCTGCACCTCCCCGCGCTGCAGCGCGACGCCGAGCAGGTCCGCGGGGAACTGCCGCCAGGTCACGTCCCTCAGCGGGTCGATACCCTTCTGCGCCAGCAGGATGGAGAAGAAGTTCTTGTCCGGCGCGGCCATGTCGGAGACGCCGATGGCCTTGCCCTTCAGGCTCTCCAGCGTGCGGAACTCCGAGTTTCCCGCGGAGAAGAGCCGCATGCAGCCGCCATGGATGCCGCTGGTGATCTTCACGTCGAAGCCGCTCTCCAGCGGCTTCAGCCAGCGCAGCGCCATGCCGACGCCGGCATCGGCCTTGCCCGTCGCGATCGCCTCCAGCAGCTGGTCCGTGGTGCCGCCAAAGTTGATCAGCTCCACCTTCAGGTTATGGCGCTCGAAGATGCCGGTCCTCTCCGCCACGGGCACGCCGACGGTGCAGACGGCATTGGCGTTCCAGGTCAGCTTCAACTCGCGCCGCTCGCCCGGCGCTGCCGCGCTCGGGGTGCCGGTGCTCGCGCGGCAGATGGCGGAAGGATCCAGGCCGAAGGGCGGTTCCATCTCGCGCGGGGCGATGCGTGGCGCGGCGGCCATGCCGCCTATCGGCAGCGCGGCGCCGAGAAGGCCCGCGGCGCGCAGGATGGCGCGCCGTCCGGGTTGGGACGTCGTCATCATGGGATCCCCTTCGGGTGTGCCGGAGGCAGGCGGCCTGCCTCCACCTGTTGTCAGCGGATGCAGCAGAGATCGAAGGGGCTGCGACAGGCGTTGCAGGCCGTGCCGCGTGTCATGCCAGACTTCCTGCCCCGCGCTGCCGTGTTCATGAGCTCAGGGTATTGCCGGGGCGGAAGGTGGAAAACAGGAGTGTTTTTCGAAGATCGGCCGGAATGTAGCACTGGCATCTCGCGAAGGGGCGGCGATGCAGCAGCGGGGTTTGGTCGCAAACATTCTCCGGCACAGCGGTGGCCGGCACGTCCCGACGGCCGTGTCAGGAGAGCCCCGGTTCTTGTCCTGGCGTCCGGGCCTCGATGCCCAAAAGGGGCTGCCGGGCACGCTCGGCAGCCCCTTTCCCCGTCCAGCACTCAACCTGCGCGGACAGGCGAACGTTACACGGTCTCATCTCTGGAAGCCTTCATGTCGCGCCTCGCCGTCGTCGTTGCACTGGCGTTCACAGCGGTCAGTCCAGCCTCCGCGAACGTGCCGGACGCCGCGGATGCATCCGGGCAGGCGCGCCGCGGCCAGGCTGCCATCATCGCCCAGAGGCATGCCGGGCGTCGGATGGCCGATGGTGGGCGGGTGGAACTGAACTCCGACACGGCGGCGAGCGCGGACCTGCCCCTGGGTACGACGGCCCGGATCCGGAACCTGCGAAATGGCCGGGTGGCCATGGTGCGGGTCCGCGACCGGCTTCCAGCAACAGAGGACCGGATCGTGAGCGTCACGCCTAAGGTGGCCGGCATGCTGGGGATGGGCAGTGTCACACAGGTCGAGGTGGCACCCCTTGCCGTCCCTCAACCGGACGGGACGGTGCGCCTCGGGTCCGGCACGCGCATGACCGGACGGCGCGCCTACATCACCAGCCCGGACCGCTGATCAATGCCTGAAACTGACGGTTCGGAAAGGGCTGTGGGAGCGATGATCCGAGCGGTGATGGAGTCCTAACTGCTGACCAACAGCTGTCTCGCCGGAGGACGTCCGACGATCATGGACCGGTAGCCGCAGGCCGCAGCGGGGACTCATGCTTATCATCGGCGCCGTACCCGGGACGTGGGCCGAGGAGCAGCGGCATCGCTTTCGTCCCACCGGCGGGAAGGCGTTCCGGGCCGAGCACGCCTCGCAGTACCGTCCACCCACCTGACGCGCCTTGGTATGGGTCGGAATGGGATTGGCGACTGATCTGGCGCCCAGGCACGCTACTGCTGGAGATGAACATGCCTGCTGGGGAGCAACACCTAGTGGTTCAGCGCCTGGCTATGCGCCTCAACCCCCGCAGAGGAGCGGCTCCCGGCACCCCCGCAGGGTGGCACGCTCCATCCCCACGCACTCGCGCCGGCATCCGACCCCGTCATGCCTTATAATCGGCTGATCAGCTTTGCGTCGGTTTGCGCAGCGGGACTGCTTCCAGGCGCACCGCCTCGCGCCAACGCTCCCTCCACAGGGCCACACGGCCTTCAGCCCTGCCGGGGTCTGCCAGTTTCCGAATAAGCACCACCCCGACATCCCGCAGAAGGGCTCTGGGCAGGTCCTTCTCGTTGAAAGAGGCAATCAGGTTGGCCAGCAGGGCATCCAGGTCATCTCCAGCATCGTGAACTCTTGGGCAAGTACGTGACGCCAAGGCAGCCCCCCCGGGCAGCGGTCGAGCGGGAAAGGGAGGTGCTCCGACACCGCTCCGCCGGCGATGGGACCCTAACTGACGATGCGCCGCAACAAACCCGCAGTTGCGATGCGCTACAAGATCCAACCGCGCATCGCCGATCAGCCGGGCCCTCTCAGGGTTATGGAGAGTGAAACGGACGATTGAACGCCAGTCCGCCTGCGGTCTTGGCCTCCATTGGTACGACCAATCCGGGCCTAGTGGCCGACCATACTGCACGTTATCTGAGCGCGGATGGCGAACTGCGGCCTCCATCGCGTCGCCACGCCATTTTCCAAGCAGCCCCGACGGCGTGTGCCTGCTGGTCGCCCAGCTGGCGCACGAGAGCGGCGGGCCCAGGGTTCGGAGAAGCTCAGCTGTCGGGCGAGCGCGCTGCTCGACACGCCGCACTTCATCGCCATCGAGGCCCACGCTCTCGGCCGGGATGACGGCCGGCGATGGCTGGCGAGCCAGCGCATTACCGCCTGCATGATATCCGGTGGAGGATGGGGTATCTGCCAGGGTTCGAGGATGGTTGCCGCACGCTTCGCGGCGGGTCACACCACCTCACCGGGCGGGCGAACCCAGTCCGCTTGGGGTGGGATCCGGGATCTGAAGCCGGGATAGGTTGCGGCCCCTAGAAACGGCGGCATGGCGGCCGCGCTGTGGCTCCGGCAAACGGGCCGACTGCCCAGGCCCGCCCACAAGGGCAACGTGACCACGTGCACCCGGCTCATCAACGGCGAGCTGAACGGCTTGGCGCACCGACTGGCCGTCCTGATCACGCTCGCGTGAAGTAGTGCATCTGCCGGGAGAGCTCGCCCGTAAGTTGGGGGTTTTTTCCGACGGAGCCATTCCTTGCCCGCCAGTGACATCGCTGCTTTTGAGCGCGAACTCCTTCTTTGGATCGCGGAGGACGTAACGGCTCGCGCCGTTCGTCACGCTCCGCCAAGCTGCCGTATCGCGACGGTGAAGCGATTGCACAGGGATCTGAGAGCG
This genomic window from Pararoseomonas sp. SCSIO 73927 contains:
- a CDS encoding ABC transporter substrate-binding protein produces the protein MPFAPSRSPFLLSRGMRWFCGTALAVVFGLPPSAGQARELRIGISSPVNSADPHFSNTTSNSAMTAHVFDTLVARDPQSRLVPALAESWKPVGETTWEFRLRPGVTWHDGRPLTADDVAFTIARVPNVLGATGGFHSAVRPITRVEVVDDRTVRFHSAGPHPLLPSDISFVQIISRHAGEGANPEDYNSGRASIGTGPYRFVAYRSGQGAVFERNDAWWGPKQPWTRVDYRFIANDGARSAALLAGDVDLIDQVSANDLPRLRADRRVTVSEIPGVRLIYLQPDFSRQEEVPGVTDNDGRPLPRNPFLDLRVRRALSLAIDRKALAERVMAGTAIPTGQWLPEGSFSYAPEVPVPVQDLAEARRLLAEAGFPQGFRVVLTTPNDRYPGDAAVSQAVAQFWTRAGVRTEVQPLPWASYLTRGSRQEFGFRLGGWGSSTGEASYILRNVLGTYDRSKGWGGPNFNRYSNPGLDALTARATATIDDGAREALLRQATKLAADDLGILPLFLLRNAWASRNGVGYAARADEQTLAASASLAQ
- a CDS encoding ABC transporter substrate-binding protein encodes the protein MMTTSQPGRRAILRAAGLLGAALPIGGMAAAPRIAPREMEPPFGLDPSAICRASTGTPSAAAPGERRELKLTWNANAVCTVGVPVAERTGIFERHNLKVELINFGGTTDQLLEAIATGKADAGVGMALRWLKPLESGFDVKITSGIHGGCMRLFSAGNSEFRTLESLKGKAIGVSDMAAPDKNFFSILLAQKGIDPLRDVTWRQFPADLLGVALQRGEVQAFALGDPLAWMFRERDGLHEISNNLQGEYAGRACCVLGVRGNLIRRDRPAARALTAALLEAQEWIVANPAEAARIFAPYAKAPVDQLEAMVRDHTHHHHPAGAGLRQEIARYTEELKLVQVIRPNTDPARFAERVFADVLS
- a CDS encoding ABC transporter permease subunit, encoding MSASVGTGVLPAAREAGPWRIWAGGAGAGLAWLAAAAVVLAWPDMDEYGRTGLLGGIAASVGLALLLAGLAGAPGPAARLRPAGPWLVALAAGLIAWELVTAKLDLLPRPFFVAPQALLEVFTDDYAKLGESVLHSLLLLIPGYLLGAAIGFTVGVAMGWSRRVGYWAHPVLRLIGPLPATAWLPIAFFAFSTSRQASTFLIALATFFPVAVLTWSGVASVAGSFYDVARTMGARPWFLIRKVAVPAALPSVFVGLFMGLGSSFSVLVVAEMMGVKAGLGFYMQWSQGWAAYANVYAALLVLAGMCTGLVTLLFRVRDWKLAWQKGVVRW
- a CDS encoding ABC transporter ATP-binding protein, whose translation is MVNPIGLRLRGIHHAFALKGQDLPVLEEVDLDVRPGGSVALLGPSGCGKSTLLRLVAGLEPPRRGTLEADGAPITGPDPSRVLMFQDPTLYPWRSVRGNAALGLEARGLIRAEGARVDDALRLVGLHEFAEAYPHQLSGGMAQRAALARALVNRPGLLLLDEPLGKLDSLTRLKMQEELVALWQREGFTTLLVTHDVEEALLMAERVLVFSPRPARVVSEIAVGRPFPRHRDDPHLVALRREVLETLGLREAA